GTCCACTAGCTGCATCACCAGAACCGCGTTGAAGATCTTGGTGATCGAGCCGATGTGCATCACCGTGTCGGCGGTGACGGGGTCGCCGGTGACGCTGTTGCGGACGCCCGCCACCGCGGTGGCCAGGGCCGCGCCGTCCCATATCGCCATCGATGCGCCGGTGATACCGGCGGCGGCCCGGGCCGCCTCGAGAATTGGATCGGTGATCGGCATGGTCATCGCGGGCCGACGAGCCGACCGCCCTTGATCACTTGGACGATATCTCGGAGGTGACGGATGTCCCGCGTGGGATCGCTGCCAAGGACGACCAGATCAGCGAGCTTGCCTGCCTCGACCGTCCCGAGCGTGCTCTCCAAGCCGAGCACCCTCGCGCCGTTCCGCGTCGCGGCCGTGAGCGCCTCGAGCGGAGTGAGACCCACGTC
This sequence is a window from Gemmatimonadota bacterium. Protein-coding genes within it:
- a CDS encoding hydrolase, which encodes DVGLTPLEALTAATRNGARVLGLESTLGTVEAGKLADLVVLGSDPTRDIRHLRDIVQVIKGGRLVGPR